In Corythoichthys intestinalis isolate RoL2023-P3 chromosome 4, ASM3026506v1, whole genome shotgun sequence, a genomic segment contains:
- the LOC130915302 gene encoding uncharacterized protein LOC130915302, with the protein MDQEDPTYDNQGGAGAIPDPPNEPDWREGGAYAIPDPSNEPLPDPTHWIEGGAYAIEEWSNKPLDDPTYRREGAIPKRSNLLQPLEKDSHRPQVALNRAPVLPGLAGGRRHSGPPQKPGAIEAACCNCFVRSILPAAKAIDTQIEQLLNAGKTDASEAAPENIYGLASHLEEGIRNRAQSLLKAQDVEQVTNCLEVRLRGSASFQKHLKAFIKSLVVAELRKIEALEAFKSEKEQLLQLVRRKHHVEAFEKALSSDDHRFLNAVCWASSKLDFVTLQPNPFSPSLTAAIIHRLSKDFRKEKVPPLKFFRYLVHKLTKMALDEEEKQRIAEQLKESRIILSDIMGNAPEEARPDQKLEQIIVMLGAFIG; encoded by the exons ATGGACCAAg aagatccaacgtacgatAACCAGGGAGGTGCGGGCGCAATACCGGATCCTCCCAACGAACCGGACTGGAGAGAGGGCGGAGCGTACGCAATACCGGATCCCTCCAACGAACCGTTGCCCGATCCCACGCACTGGATAGAGGGCGGAGCGTACGCCATAGAGGAGTGGTCCAACAAACCTTTGGACGATCCAACGTACAGGAGAGAGGGCGCCATACCGAAGCGTTCAAACCTTCTGCAACCGTTGGAAAAAGACTCCCACCGACCCCAAGTGGCCTTAAACCGGGCCCCGGTTCTACCCGGGCTGGCTGGCGGCCGACGGCACTCCGGACCTCCGCAG AAACCTGGAGCAATTGAGGCTGCTTGCTGCAAttgcttcgtaagaagtatCTTACCCGCCGCCAAAGCGATCGACACCCAAATTGAGCAGCTTCTCAATGCTG GCAAGACCGACGCAAGTGAAGCAGCTCCTGAAAACATCTATGGGCTGGCGAGTCACCTCGAGGAGGGTATCAGAAACAGAGCCCAAAGTCTGCTCAAAGCCCAAGATGTGGAACAAGTCACCAATTGTTTGGAGGTCAGATTGCGTGGCTCAGCAAG TTTTCAGAAGCATTTGAAAGCGTTTATAAAGTCTCTAGTCGTGGCTGAGCTGAGGAAGATAGAGGCACTTGAGGCCTTCAAGTCGGAAAAAGAACAACTCCTTCAACTTGTCCGGAGAAAACACCACGTGGAAGCTTTCGAGAAG GCCCTGTCGAGCGATGACCACCGATTCCTTAATGCTGTGTGCTGGGCGTCAAGCAAGCTGGATTTTGTGACTTTGCAGCCCAACCCATTCTCCCCATCACTTACGGCGGCCATAATCCATCGCCTGTCCAAGGACTTCAGAAAGGAAAAGGTTCCCCCACTGAA ATTTTTTAGGTACCTAGTGCACAAGTTGACCAAAATGGCTCTGGACGAGGAAGAGAAGCAGCGCATAGCGGAGCAGCTGAAAGAGAGTAGAATCATCTTATCTGACATCATGGGAAATGCACCCGAAGAAGCCAGACCAGATCAGAAGTTGGAAcagatcattgttatgctgGGCGCATTCATTGGCTGA